One Roseimaritima multifibrata DNA window includes the following coding sequences:
- a CDS encoding DUF1553 domain-containing protein has translation MQTPLNDSGSSERAPDDAVADAVADVVVHGSGKDAFPVSKRSRLANRLKPFAQWGVMFGLAVVAGGYVASGLGTPAMPYPDRSAETESGLPLETQPVSVNQQTEGSIQATANAIDSEFQRHWAERDVQVAEPADWRTVCRRIALATVGAGLSIEELRSLEGVPVEDRVEVCLNRLLADERFEHYWGERLTRTFLGTAEGPLFVYRRQRFVSWVREQLHNNRRYDAVIRDMVTAGGIGNDQPQVNFLTVTMQEGEGGQPDPIALATRTTRAFLGMRIDCLQCHDDFLGTMEFGSSSDIRQGTQQDFHQLAAFYSPARFSGLQGIRDKANPYEYQYLDSDEVEEVPPMVPYARDLVDESLPPRKRLAAWMTHPENRQTARCVVNRIWALMTGKPLVDPVDDIPLHGPFPPALESLADDFIANDWDLRRLIRVIVATRVFQLDSRADFPVTERNEQAWALFPVTRLRPEQVAGCVIQASRVKTVDAEGSFIVELQKLLESNEFVKRYGDNGVDEFDLDAVTITQRLLMLNGKLVDEHVSENPILNACTQITMFATSNEKAVEAAYLASLNRLPSAAEKSLFVKRLEENSKRQAMEDMFWVLLNSSELGWNH, from the coding sequence ATGCAAACTCCGTTGAACGATTCAGGCTCTTCAGAACGCGCACCCGATGACGCCGTTGCCGACGCCGTTGCCGACGTCGTTGTACACGGCTCCGGAAAGGACGCGTTCCCCGTAAGCAAGCGAAGCCGGTTGGCGAATCGTTTAAAGCCCTTCGCTCAGTGGGGAGTCATGTTCGGTTTGGCGGTGGTCGCAGGCGGCTACGTGGCAAGTGGACTGGGGACCCCCGCGATGCCGTACCCCGATCGATCGGCTGAAACCGAATCCGGTTTGCCGTTAGAAACGCAGCCTGTCAGCGTAAACCAGCAAACCGAGGGAAGTATCCAGGCGACCGCCAACGCAATCGATTCGGAATTTCAGCGACACTGGGCCGAACGAGACGTCCAGGTCGCGGAACCGGCTGACTGGCGAACGGTCTGTCGACGAATCGCATTGGCAACCGTGGGGGCGGGGCTGTCCATTGAAGAACTTCGATCCCTGGAAGGAGTCCCTGTAGAGGATCGTGTCGAGGTCTGTCTGAATCGATTGTTGGCGGATGAGAGGTTTGAGCACTACTGGGGCGAGCGACTGACACGCACCTTTCTCGGAACGGCCGAAGGGCCGCTGTTTGTCTATCGACGGCAGCGGTTTGTCAGCTGGGTCCGAGAGCAATTGCACAACAATCGGCGATACGATGCGGTCATTCGGGACATGGTTACCGCGGGCGGGATCGGCAACGACCAACCTCAGGTAAATTTCCTGACCGTCACGATGCAGGAAGGCGAAGGGGGCCAGCCCGATCCGATCGCGCTGGCGACGCGGACGACTCGGGCATTCTTGGGGATGCGGATCGATTGTTTGCAGTGCCATGACGATTTTCTTGGGACGATGGAATTTGGAAGTTCCAGCGACATCCGGCAGGGGACTCAACAAGATTTCCATCAATTGGCTGCGTTTTACAGTCCCGCACGATTTAGTGGTTTGCAGGGGATTCGCGATAAAGCGAATCCCTATGAGTACCAATATTTAGATAGCGACGAAGTCGAAGAGGTGCCGCCGATGGTCCCTTATGCAAGGGATCTTGTCGACGAAAGTTTGCCTCCGCGAAAGCGGTTGGCCGCATGGATGACGCATCCGGAAAATCGCCAAACCGCACGCTGCGTGGTGAATCGAATCTGGGCGTTGATGACCGGCAAGCCGCTGGTCGATCCGGTTGATGACATTCCGCTGCACGGTCCGTTCCCTCCCGCACTGGAAAGCTTGGCGGACGACTTTATCGCAAATGATTGGGATCTGCGGCGGTTGATCCGAGTGATCGTCGCGACAAGAGTTTTTCAGTTAGATAGCCGAGCCGATTTTCCGGTGACCGAACGGAATGAGCAGGCTTGGGCCCTCTTCCCCGTGACGCGTTTGCGCCCCGAGCAGGTTGCCGGATGCGTGATCCAAGCCAGTCGCGTGAAGACGGTCGACGCGGAAGGGTCATTTATTGTCGAATTGCAGAAGCTGCTTGAATCCAATGAATTTGTAAAGCGATACGGCGATAATGGAGTGGACGAATTTGATCTGGATGCCGTCACGATCACTCAGCGGTTGCTGATGTTAAATGGCAAACTGGTCGATGAGCACGTTTCAGAGAATCCAATCCTCAACGCTTGCACTCAGATCACGATGTTTGCCACGTCGAATGAAAAAGCGGTCGAAGCGGCTTACTTGGCATCGCTGAACCGGCTTCCCTCCGCGGCGGAAAAGAGTCTGTTCGTGAAACGCCTGGAAGAAAATTCAAAGCGGCAAGCCATGGAAGATATGTTTTGGGTGTTGTTGAACAGTAGTGAACTGGGGTGGAACCATTAG
- a CDS encoding sulfatase family protein produces MNRSDSLYVAFARSRICRWTLLVGGLVVGLLMVPKAAAAEATAPPNLVVMIADDMSWDDCGAYGHPTIQTPNLDRLAASGMRFDAAMLTCSSCSPSRTSILTGRYPSATGARELHQPVPAERTLLTTPLRAAGYYTVAAGKWHLGNAVVDQFDQVMQKGSGPSGCERWIEAIRERPKNKPFFAWLAAFDPHRDYQPGTFDPPHEPEDARVPPYLLDHPETRADLAAYYDEIARFDSYVGEVLDELQREGILDNTMVVVMSDNGRPFPRCKTTVLDSGVRTPFIVSMPGTVKAGTVCEQLVSSIDLAPTLLEMAGTHGDTFQGVSFLPLLQNPEASIRPYAFSEHNWHDYRACERSVRGPRFRYVKNWLPELPLTPPADAVRSPTYVQMLKAAAKDGLNEDQARPLQQPRPEEELYDLRSDPHELHNLAGDPAYAAELESLRKAMSAWQAEIQDPLLTGASQDGFDRTTGIRLPKKK; encoded by the coding sequence ATGAATCGGTCTGATTCGCTCTATGTCGCGTTCGCAAGGTCCCGAATTTGTCGCTGGACATTGCTTGTCGGCGGGCTGGTTGTTGGGCTGTTAATGGTTCCCAAGGCGGCCGCTGCGGAGGCGACTGCGCCGCCAAATCTGGTCGTGATGATCGCCGACGATATGTCGTGGGATGACTGCGGTGCCTACGGGCATCCAACCATTCAGACGCCGAATCTGGATCGTTTGGCGGCTTCGGGGATGCGGTTCGATGCGGCGATGCTGACGTGCAGTTCCTGCAGTCCCAGCCGAACCAGCATTCTGACCGGACGCTACCCAAGTGCCACCGGAGCACGCGAACTGCATCAACCGGTTCCCGCCGAAAGGACGCTGTTGACGACGCCTCTGCGTGCGGCTGGCTACTACACCGTGGCAGCAGGGAAATGGCACCTTGGCAATGCAGTGGTCGATCAGTTTGACCAGGTGATGCAGAAGGGGAGCGGTCCCAGTGGTTGTGAACGCTGGATCGAAGCGATCCGCGAGCGTCCGAAGAACAAACCCTTTTTTGCATGGCTAGCTGCCTTTGATCCGCATCGTGACTATCAGCCCGGTACATTTGATCCGCCTCATGAACCGGAGGATGCTCGGGTTCCACCCTATTTGCTGGATCATCCGGAAACCCGAGCCGATCTGGCAGCCTACTACGATGAAATCGCACGCTTCGATTCCTATGTTGGTGAAGTGCTTGACGAGCTTCAGCGTGAGGGGATTTTGGATAATACGATGGTGGTCGTCATGAGCGATAATGGTCGCCCGTTCCCTCGCTGCAAGACAACGGTCCTTGATAGTGGCGTCCGCACCCCGTTTATCGTGTCGATGCCTGGAACGGTTAAAGCGGGGACTGTCTGTGAGCAATTGGTCAGCAGTATCGACTTGGCGCCAACGTTGCTTGAAATGGCTGGCACGCACGGCGACACGTTCCAGGGCGTCAGCTTCCTCCCCTTGCTTCAAAATCCAGAAGCGTCGATCCGCCCCTACGCATTTAGCGAGCATAACTGGCACGACTATCGAGCCTGTGAGCGGAGCGTTCGTGGGCCTCGTTTTCGCTATGTCAAAAATTGGTTGCCAGAATTGCCGCTAACCCCTCCGGCCGACGCCGTCCGCAGTCCGACCTACGTGCAAATGTTGAAGGCGGCGGCAAAAGATGGTTTGAACGAAGACCAAGCCAGGCCTCTGCAGCAACCTCGCCCGGAAGAGGAATTGTACGATCTGCGTTCCGACCCTCATGAACTGCACAATTTGGCCGGCGACCCTGCCTACGCGGCGGAACTTGAAAGCTTGCGAAAGGCGATGTCCGCCTGGCAGGCCGAGATCCAAGATCCATTGCTGACCGGGGCCTCGCAAGACGGATTTGACCGGACAACGGGAATCCGCCTTCCTAAAAAGAAGTAA
- a CDS encoding DUF2238 domain-containing protein, protein MQSAIGKDDRRLRRNSSIPQSNAHRWYHLLIVVTAVVTAVSFVDAPYPSEQRLQHLPTMLGLAGLAYYLQRFPLSWQSYFSIMLFLWIHIFGARWIYSYVPYDTWTEHLTGESLSSRFQWERNHYDRLVHFASGVLFLFPASEGLQRHTGMKSRGAAVMAIAVILAIGAMYEVLEWQLAERLSPASAEAYNGQQGDVWDPQKDLALAWLGAVLTCPLAFHWSIATTAPAKQ, encoded by the coding sequence TTGCAATCGGCAATCGGCAAAGACGATCGACGGTTACGAAGGAATTCTTCCATTCCACAATCCAACGCCCATCGCTGGTACCACTTACTAATCGTCGTGACCGCGGTGGTGACCGCCGTCAGTTTCGTGGACGCGCCGTACCCAAGCGAGCAGCGTTTACAGCACTTACCTACGATGCTGGGATTGGCCGGGTTGGCCTATTACCTCCAACGATTCCCACTCAGCTGGCAATCGTATTTCTCGATCATGTTATTCCTGTGGATTCACATTTTCGGAGCACGCTGGATTTACTCCTACGTCCCGTATGACACATGGACCGAACACCTGACCGGCGAATCGCTCTCGTCGCGTTTCCAGTGGGAACGCAATCATTATGACCGCTTGGTCCATTTCGCATCGGGCGTGCTGTTCCTGTTTCCCGCATCTGAAGGACTACAACGCCATACGGGAATGAAGTCTCGCGGCGCCGCAGTGATGGCGATTGCCGTCATCTTAGCGATCGGGGCAATGTATGAAGTCCTCGAATGGCAACTCGCAGAACGACTATCGCCAGCAAGTGCAGAGGCCTACAACGGCCAACAGGGCGATGTGTGGGACCCGCAAAAAGACCTCGCGTTGGCTTGGTTGGGTGCAGTCCTCACTTGCCCGCTGGCGTTTCACTGGTCGATCGCAACGACGGCCCCGGCGAAACAGTAA
- a CDS encoding IS4 family transposase, whose translation MLIPPNPSDPPDEQFVAARALLDQILRVPELKNIFDIDDRPNTRMVYSQAATIWLLILQRLRGGASLSQVVSEAVNHQTDLFPDNKRVREGTLGENTSTFSKARTRLPLEAIQRFSRCVCDYLGRTAERAFDDRRVFIIDGTTITLPPTPELKKAFPPSTNQYGESVWPVAMLMVAAEMQSGCILVPKIDPMYGPNNSSEAKQAREIVGELPSNSIVLADSGFGIYGVAYHTRVAKHDFLFRLSMTRYKSYRKKAELVDEGEGYKSYRLKWTPTKKDLKGNPDIPPGTCLDVFIHEVQLEGGTTLAMVSSLEFDATCLAELYRRRYDVEFDIRDAKVTMNTEDIRAKSVDMVMKELMGSVVAYNLVSQLRRSAAKLAKVTPRRLSFSGVWLSFQDHLLRKSCDTFEEWQLAFTSALISASKRKLPVRKEPRNYPRIAHPRRPKTTKFQKSLRKKKKTKTEQPPPPE comes from the coding sequence ATGCTTATTCCGCCAAACCCTTCCGATCCGCCTGATGAGCAATTCGTCGCTGCCAGGGCACTTCTCGATCAGATCCTGCGGGTTCCTGAGCTCAAAAACATCTTCGATATCGATGATCGCCCCAACACCAGAATGGTCTACAGCCAAGCTGCGACCATCTGGCTGTTAATACTCCAGCGGTTACGTGGTGGCGCTTCGCTGAGTCAAGTTGTCTCCGAAGCCGTGAACCATCAAACCGACCTCTTTCCGGACAATAAACGTGTCCGCGAAGGAACATTGGGAGAGAATACTTCCACGTTCTCCAAGGCACGCACCCGTCTGCCGCTCGAAGCGATCCAGCGATTCTCGCGATGTGTTTGTGACTACTTAGGACGCACTGCCGAAAGAGCTTTCGATGACCGCCGCGTCTTCATTATCGACGGAACCACGATCACACTGCCACCAACACCAGAACTGAAAAAAGCTTTTCCACCTTCAACCAACCAGTACGGCGAATCGGTTTGGCCAGTGGCGATGCTAATGGTCGCTGCCGAGATGCAAAGTGGCTGCATTTTGGTCCCCAAAATCGACCCAATGTACGGACCCAATAATTCCAGCGAAGCCAAGCAAGCTCGCGAGATTGTTGGCGAACTACCCAGTAACAGCATTGTGCTTGCTGACAGTGGTTTTGGCATCTATGGCGTGGCTTATCATACACGTGTGGCAAAACATGATTTCTTGTTTCGCCTGTCGATGACGCGGTACAAGTCGTATCGCAAAAAAGCGGAACTGGTCGATGAAGGCGAAGGCTACAAGAGCTACCGGCTCAAATGGACTCCAACAAAAAAAGATCTGAAAGGCAATCCCGATATCCCTCCGGGGACATGCCTGGATGTATTCATTCACGAGGTCCAGCTCGAAGGAGGCACGACTTTGGCGATGGTCAGCTCGCTGGAGTTCGACGCGACCTGCCTGGCAGAACTTTATCGTCGACGGTACGACGTGGAGTTCGACATACGGGATGCCAAAGTGACAATGAACACTGAGGACATCCGTGCCAAGAGCGTGGACATGGTAATGAAAGAGCTGATGGGCTCGGTCGTCGCGTACAACTTGGTGTCTCAGCTCCGAAGAAGTGCGGCGAAACTTGCCAAGGTTACGCCCCGACGTCTGAGCTTCAGCGGCGTATGGCTGAGCTTCCAAGATCACTTGCTGCGCAAGTCCTGCGATACATTTGAGGAGTGGCAACTAGCATTCACGAGCGCGTTAATCAGCGCCTCCAAACGCAAGCTTCCAGTTCGCAAGGAGCCACGCAACTACCCACGGATCGCCCACCCGCGCCGCCCCAAAACCACCAAGTTCCAAAAGTCATTGCGCAAGAAGAAAAAAACAAAAACCGAACAACCTCCACCCCCCGAATAG
- a CDS encoding polyprenyl synthetase family protein has protein sequence MKSEKSTSTLFRSAQAVVSLDLIQQPLQLVESRLRRELRSRFEMLTPILQHGTMLGGKRMRPALVLLAANAAGEPTDDHITIATVMEMVHTATLVHDDVLDAAATRRHVPTVNAKWDSQTSILVGDYLFAQSFYLAATLKDTLACQWIGEAARRVCEGELRQVHSRDELDLNEENYLSIVQGKTAELCRVACRLGAAYAGAPSEHVTALAEYGDALGIAFQIADDYLDLWGDSERTGKTLGTDLLQAKMTLPMIRLLETSSPQQHQQIIQILRGPAESRLSQLQPLLQASDARSYTKDRAQAFADQALQSLTALPDSPAKQLLSDFARFAIERRF, from the coding sequence ATGAAAAGCGAAAAATCGACCAGCACTCTTTTCCGCAGTGCGCAGGCTGTTGTCTCACTCGATTTGATCCAGCAACCGCTGCAACTGGTCGAATCCCGCCTTCGCAGGGAACTGCGAAGCCGCTTCGAGATGCTCACGCCGATCCTTCAGCATGGGACCATGCTGGGGGGAAAACGGATGCGACCCGCCTTGGTACTTCTGGCCGCAAATGCAGCCGGGGAGCCAACGGACGATCACATTACAATCGCGACGGTGATGGAAATGGTCCACACGGCGACCCTCGTCCATGACGATGTCTTGGACGCTGCGGCGACCCGTCGACACGTCCCTACGGTCAACGCCAAATGGGACTCTCAGACCAGCATCTTGGTCGGCGATTACCTGTTTGCCCAAAGTTTTTACTTGGCGGCCACCCTGAAAGATACGCTTGCCTGCCAGTGGATCGGTGAAGCGGCACGGCGCGTCTGCGAAGGGGAACTGCGACAGGTTCACAGCCGCGACGAACTGGACCTGAACGAAGAAAACTATCTGAGCATCGTGCAAGGCAAGACCGCCGAACTTTGCCGAGTCGCCTGCCGACTGGGTGCCGCGTATGCTGGAGCCCCGTCCGAGCATGTGACGGCCTTGGCAGAATACGGCGACGCACTCGGGATCGCGTTTCAGATCGCCGACGACTACCTGGATCTATGGGGCGATAGCGAGCGGACAGGAAAAACGCTGGGGACCGATCTACTGCAAGCCAAGATGACGCTGCCAATGATCCGCTTGCTTGAAACCAGTTCACCGCAGCAGCACCAGCAGATCATCCAAATCTTGCGGGGGCCCGCTGAATCGCGACTGTCCCAACTGCAACCGTTGCTGCAGGCAAGTGACGCTCGATCCTACACAAAAGACCGAGCCCAAGCGTTCGCCGATCAAGCACTCCAGTCGCTGACCGCCCTCCCGGACTCTCCAGCCAAACAACTGCTAAGTGACTTCGCCCGATTTGCGATCGAACGCCGTTTCTAA
- a CDS encoding trans-sulfuration enzyme family protein: MSTSSVHAGEQRQKPGDSITDPIFCASTFTFQSTADLLEYVEGRSEREEYGRYGNPNEKSVEGKLAALDGAESAIVYSSGMAAIVGLLMAKLNAGDEIVFFDQCYHRSREFCAKHLARFGVVTRQVPTGDFAAMEAAINPATKMLVSESPTNPHLTTVDLEQFAAVGKAHEVETLIDATLATPYNIRPIEYGVDYVLHSATKYMGGHNDLLAGVICGSAEKLESVRSLRGILGGVNSPHNLYLLERGLKTFELRMQRHNENGQRIAEFLEAHPRVARVYYPGLPSHPSHATAVAQMRGFGGLITFEVANADWKETSKIVDAAQLPRIAPSLGGVESLIEQPLVMSYFNYSAAERKVFGIADNMIRYSCGIENSDDLIADLEQALKA; this comes from the coding sequence ATGTCGACTTCAAGCGTCCATGCGGGGGAGCAGCGTCAGAAACCGGGGGATTCGATCACCGATCCGATCTTTTGTGCGTCGACATTCACTTTTCAATCGACTGCCGATCTGCTGGAATATGTGGAAGGACGCTCCGAACGCGAAGAGTACGGGCGTTACGGCAATCCAAACGAGAAAAGCGTCGAAGGAAAACTTGCTGCCTTGGACGGAGCCGAATCCGCGATCGTTTACAGTTCCGGGATGGCGGCGATCGTTGGGCTGCTGATGGCCAAACTGAATGCGGGGGACGAGATTGTCTTCTTTGATCAGTGTTACCACCGCAGTCGTGAATTCTGTGCAAAGCATTTGGCTCGTTTTGGTGTCGTGACCCGGCAGGTTCCAACAGGCGATTTTGCGGCAATGGAAGCGGCTATCAACCCTGCGACCAAGATGCTGGTCAGTGAATCCCCTACTAACCCCCATCTGACAACTGTCGATTTAGAACAGTTCGCTGCGGTTGGCAAAGCGCACGAAGTCGAAACCTTGATCGATGCCACGTTGGCGACACCCTACAACATTCGGCCGATTGAATATGGAGTCGACTACGTACTTCACTCAGCGACCAAATACATGGGGGGGCACAACGATTTACTGGCAGGCGTGATCTGTGGATCGGCAGAGAAACTGGAATCGGTCCGTTCGCTGCGAGGCATTTTGGGAGGCGTCAATTCGCCGCATAACCTGTACCTGCTTGAGCGGGGGCTGAAGACGTTTGAACTGCGGATGCAGCGTCACAACGAAAATGGGCAACGTATCGCCGAATTTTTGGAAGCCCATCCACGGGTCGCCCGGGTCTACTATCCCGGACTCCCTTCGCATCCTTCGCACGCGACGGCCGTTGCCCAGATGCGTGGGTTTGGTGGTTTGATCACTTTCGAAGTCGCCAACGCGGACTGGAAAGAAACGTCCAAGATTGTGGATGCCGCCCAGTTGCCGCGGATCGCTCCAAGCCTAGGGGGCGTCGAATCGCTGATTGAACAGCCACTTGTGATGAGCTACTTCAACTATTCCGCAGCCGAACGGAAGGTCTTTGGGATCGCCGATAACATGATCCGCTACTCCTGTGGCATTGAAAATTCTGACGATCTAATCGCTGACCTTGAACAGGCCCTGAAAGCATGA
- a CDS encoding DUF1501 domain-containing protein translates to MLCNPRQHLSRRSLMRFAGGGLFLSPLADQLAFAAESTKGKERPKSVILLWMQGAPSQLETFDPHPGTAIGGEVSAIATTTKGLEISNLLPQTAEQMHVASLVRSVTGKEGDHKRAVYNMKTGFRPNPSLTHPSIGSVVCHQSQTGADIPRHVSILPAELPARGGYLGPTYDAFKVYDPASTIPDIERRTSPERYQRRVEDLLGTVESEFTRGRLANMERERTLHATATQAALKMMDSEQLKAFDVALETTDTQQAFGETPFGRGCLAAARLIEVGVRCVEVTLTGWDSHINNHELQSSACETLDPALASLLKILQERDLLDSTLVVCGGEFGRTPGINPVGGRDHWPHGFSTLLAGCGIRKGAVFGATSKDPDLKTDKPVQKNVADPVTVADLHSTILAAVGVDPEKVMQTPIGRPMSLSEGKPIAAILDA, encoded by the coding sequence ATGCTTTGCAATCCTCGACAACACCTTTCCCGTCGTTCGCTGATGCGGTTTGCCGGCGGGGGGCTCTTCCTTTCGCCGTTAGCTGACCAGTTGGCATTCGCGGCGGAATCGACAAAGGGTAAGGAGCGTCCTAAGTCGGTGATTCTGCTTTGGATGCAAGGGGCACCAAGCCAACTGGAAACCTTTGACCCGCATCCTGGTACCGCGATCGGTGGCGAGGTTAGCGCTATTGCGACGACGACCAAAGGGCTGGAAATTTCGAATCTGTTGCCTCAAACCGCCGAACAGATGCACGTTGCCTCGTTGGTTCGTAGCGTGACCGGCAAAGAGGGAGACCACAAACGCGCGGTCTATAACATGAAGACCGGGTTCCGTCCGAATCCTAGTTTGACCCATCCATCGATCGGATCGGTCGTTTGTCATCAATCTCAAACCGGGGCCGATATCCCGCGTCATGTTTCGATCCTGCCCGCGGAATTGCCCGCGCGAGGAGGCTATCTAGGGCCGACCTATGATGCCTTTAAAGTCTACGATCCCGCTTCGACGATCCCTGACATCGAACGTCGGACCAGCCCCGAACGTTACCAACGTCGCGTTGAGGATTTGTTGGGAACGGTTGAAAGCGAATTCACGCGAGGCCGTTTGGCCAACATGGAACGCGAACGAACCTTGCACGCCACGGCAACGCAAGCGGCACTGAAGATGATGGACAGCGAGCAATTGAAGGCTTTCGATGTCGCGTTGGAAACGACCGATACGCAGCAAGCTTTTGGAGAGACGCCCTTTGGTCGTGGTTGTTTGGCGGCCGCTCGGTTGATTGAAGTCGGCGTTCGCTGTGTGGAGGTCACGCTGACCGGATGGGATTCTCACATCAATAACCATGAACTGCAGTCGTCCGCTTGCGAGACCCTCGATCCCGCGTTGGCATCCTTGCTGAAAATCCTGCAGGAACGTGATCTGTTGGATTCAACGCTTGTTGTCTGCGGCGGAGAATTTGGGCGGACGCCTGGCATCAACCCCGTCGGTGGGCGAGACCATTGGCCTCACGGGTTTTCGACGTTGTTGGCCGGTTGCGGGATCCGCAAAGGGGCGGTCTTCGGAGCAACGTCGAAAGATCCCGATTTGAAAACCGACAAACCTGTCCAGAAGAATGTGGCCGATCCCGTCACCGTCGCCGATCTGCATTCAACGATTCTGGCCGCGGTCGGAGTCGACCCCGAAAAGGTGATGCAGACACCGATCGGGCGACCGATGTCGCTAAGCGAAGGTAAACCGATCGCCGCAATTCTAGATGCTTGA
- a CDS encoding trans-sulfuration enzyme family protein, translating to MSTEKTDQLKFRTRAIHVGNEVDAETGAVVPPIHMASTFQQPGAGEWGEYDYSRSGNPTRAGLQRTLASLDSGCGALAYSSGMAAIHGVMMLLEQGQHVVAGCDLYGGAYRLLHKICSRSGIEVTLVDLTDLDAVRAAIRPETKLLWGETIGNPLLSIPDLKGLVAIAKEQDILFGVDNTFGTPALIRPLEMGVDIVMHSATKYLGGHSDCLAGSIAVSDPDLFDRLYYIQNATGAVLDPMSCFLLSRGLKTLDLRVREQTKTAGQLAAWLETVPGVRRVLYPGLESHPQHALATSQFDGHGAIVCFEIDGDFKQTAKTCKATELFRLAVSLGAVESLIEQPASMSHASYDPADRERFGITDRLIRLSVGLEAVEDLQADLLQAIKQGLAS from the coding sequence ATGAGCACCGAAAAAACGGACCAACTGAAATTTCGGACCCGAGCCATCCACGTCGGCAATGAAGTCGATGCGGAAACCGGGGCTGTCGTGCCGCCGATTCATATGGCCTCCACTTTTCAGCAGCCAGGGGCTGGGGAATGGGGTGAATACGATTACTCCCGAAGCGGAAACCCAACACGCGCGGGCCTGCAAAGAACTTTGGCGTCGCTCGATAGCGGCTGTGGCGCATTGGCCTATTCAAGCGGGATGGCTGCCATTCATGGCGTCATGATGCTGCTGGAACAAGGCCAGCACGTCGTCGCCGGTTGCGATCTTTATGGTGGAGCCTATCGGCTGCTGCACAAAATCTGCAGCCGATCTGGAATCGAGGTTACTTTGGTCGATCTGACCGACCTGGATGCCGTTCGAGCCGCAATCCGTCCTGAAACCAAGCTGTTGTGGGGCGAAACGATCGGGAATCCCTTGCTGTCGATTCCGGATTTAAAAGGTCTGGTGGCAATCGCCAAGGAACAGGACATCCTGTTTGGTGTCGACAACACGTTTGGAACCCCCGCGTTGATTCGGCCGTTGGAAATGGGGGTCGATATCGTGATGCATTCAGCGACGAAGTATTTGGGCGGGCACAGCGATTGTTTGGCGGGATCCATCGCCGTTTCCGATCCCGATTTGTTTGACCGTTTGTATTACATTCAAAATGCAACCGGTGCTGTGCTGGATCCGATGTCTTGTTTCTTGTTGTCGCGAGGGCTGAAGACCCTCGACCTGCGAGTTCGCGAGCAAACGAAAACGGCGGGACAACTGGCCGCTTGGTTGGAAACCGTTCCCGGTGTCCGCCGCGTCCTCTATCCCGGCCTGGAATCGCATCCTCAGCACGCGCTGGCAACCAGCCAGTTCGATGGTCACGGAGCGATCGTCTGTTTTGAAATTGATGGCGATTTCAAACAGACTGCGAAAACGTGCAAGGCAACCGAACTGTTTCGCTTGGCTGTCAGTCTAGGAGCGGTTGAATCTTTGATTGAACAGCCCGCGTCGATGTCGCACGCCAGTTACGATCCTGCAGATCGTGAACGATTTGGGATCACTGACCGGTTGATTCGATTAAGCGTCGGTCTGGAAGCGGTAGAAGATCTGCAAGCCGACCTGCTGCAAGCGATCAAGCAGGGCCTGGCAAGCTAG